Proteins from a single region of Thermotoga maritima MSB8:
- a CDS encoding CBS domain-containing protein — protein sequence MSVSIIDRLQAIFQDVRVSEFMNPDVIYVTPDKTLLHVKEIMRIKRISGVPVVDDKKRVVGIVSLEDIIKALEGSYIKDSVEKRMTKNVVCLKETDTLQDAVKTFEKYGYGRFPVVDDEGKLVGIVTKHDIIYFLLAKLGIMYLHDKRMEEVLEKGTSLITGEVLEKGKADFVFHIDYFDVNMIGIGASKLKRFLLERGVDEELARRIAIATYEAEANVVIHSESDGYIYCFIDNEKITVRVEDRGKGIENLELAMREGYSTAPDHIRELGFGAGMGLPNMKRYSDKMVIISEVGKGVIVEMVFFRRDRGEDKGDSGKTGA from the coding sequence ATGAGCGTTTCCATCATAGACAGATTGCAAGCCATCTTCCAGGATGTCAGAGTTTCCGAGTTCATGAATCCGGACGTTATATACGTAACACCGGACAAGACACTTCTTCACGTGAAAGAGATTATGAGGATAAAGAGGATCTCAGGTGTGCCCGTAGTGGATGACAAAAAACGGGTAGTGGGAATCGTCAGTTTGGAAGACATCATAAAAGCCCTTGAGGGAAGTTACATAAAAGACAGTGTTGAAAAGCGCATGACGAAGAACGTGGTATGTCTGAAAGAAACAGACACCCTCCAGGACGCCGTCAAGACCTTTGAGAAATACGGTTATGGGAGATTTCCCGTTGTCGACGATGAGGGAAAACTGGTGGGGATCGTGACAAAGCACGACATCATCTATTTTCTCCTGGCAAAACTCGGTATCATGTATCTGCACGACAAAAGGATGGAAGAAGTCCTGGAAAAAGGAACTTCACTGATCACGGGAGAAGTCCTGGAAAAAGGAAAAGCGGATTTTGTTTTCCACATAGATTACTTCGATGTGAACATGATCGGGATAGGGGCTTCCAAATTGAAGAGGTTTCTCCTGGAGCGAGGAGTGGATGAAGAACTGGCAAGAAGAATCGCAATAGCTACTTACGAAGCGGAAGCAAACGTTGTCATTCACAGCGAATCCGATGGGTACATATACTGCTTCATCGACAATGAGAAAATCACGGTGAGGGTAGAAGACAGAGGAAAAGGGATAGAAAATCTGGAACTCGCGATGAGAGAAGGCTATTCAACGGCTCCAGACCACATCAGAGAGCTCGGCTTTGGTGCAGGGATGGGGCTTCCAAACATGAAAAGGTACTCCGATAAAATGGTCATCATCTCAGAAGTGGGAAAGGGTGTAATCGTTGAGATGGTGTTCTTCAGGAGGGATAGAGGTGAGGATAAGGGAGATAGTGGAAAAACTGGGGCTTGA
- a CDS encoding SoxR reducing system RseC family protein yields the protein MKDGKVVVAKARTSACGSCPAKNICLSDNEIKLEIDWCGEDLKPGDEVVVDIPEYDPLKVSTLVYFLPLVIFAVTVITGYLFRLKDWVTFVLALGSVFAYYSLFRFRRKDRKPPRILRKVS from the coding sequence GTGAAAGACGGGAAAGTGGTGGTGGCAAAAGCTAGAACGAGCGCTTGTGGGAGTTGCCCGGCAAAGAACATCTGTCTTTCCGACAACGAGATAAAACTCGAGATAGACTGGTGTGGAGAAGATTTGAAGCCCGGTGATGAGGTTGTGGTAGACATACCCGAGTACGATCCTTTGAAGGTATCAACACTCGTTTATTTTCTTCCGCTTGTGATATTCGCGGTGACTGTGATAACTGGATACCTTTTTAGGCTGAAAGATTGGGTAACCTTCGTACTTGCGCTGGGAAGCGTTTTCGCCTATTATTCTCTGTTTCGTTTCAGAAGAAAAGACAGAAAACCTCCTAGAATTCTCAGGAAGGTCTCTTAG
- a CDS encoding PHP-associated domain-containing protein, whose protein sequence is MKADLHVHTCLSPCADLLMIPPVVERASGDVQILGIVDHNSAKNVPAFLKMKKLVVPGIEIQTVEDVHVLGFFSDIESALKVTKIVYEHLPSVKHDHEKMGYQLFVDEKGNYTGYEDVPLGFPSDLTLSQAVELIRSFGGIPVYAHVEKRFGVLYQLGFFPDLEIPVAEVVSREGKENAQKKNLRVIVTSDAHFPSDIGRRYIDISGAPNSPEEVLKKILNSEYTLGGVLNW, encoded by the coding sequence ATGAAGGCGGATTTACATGTGCACACGTGTCTGTCACCGTGCGCAGATCTGCTCATGATACCGCCCGTTGTGGAGAGGGCATCGGGAGATGTACAGATTCTCGGCATAGTTGATCACAACAGCGCAAAAAACGTTCCTGCTTTTCTGAAAATGAAGAAACTCGTTGTCCCTGGAATAGAGATACAGACGGTGGAAGATGTTCACGTGCTCGGCTTTTTTTCCGATATCGAAAGCGCATTGAAAGTCACGAAGATCGTTTACGAACATCTTCCATCGGTGAAACACGATCATGAGAAAATGGGCTATCAGCTCTTTGTAGACGAAAAGGGGAATTACACGGGCTACGAAGACGTTCCACTCGGTTTTCCTTCAGATCTCACACTGTCTCAGGCTGTAGAGCTGATTCGATCATTTGGAGGGATACCGGTTTACGCGCATGTTGAGAAGAGATTCGGTGTTCTCTACCAGCTCGGTTTCTTTCCAGATCTCGAGATTCCTGTTGCTGAAGTGGTGAGTAGAGAGGGAAAAGAAAATGCCCAGAAAAAGAATCTCAGGGTGATAGTGACATCGGACGCCCATTTTCCCTCTGATATAGGAAGAAGGTACATCGACATATCAGGAGCGCCGAATTCACCCGAGGAAGTACTGAAAAAGATCCTCAACAGCGAATACACACTGGGAGGTGTTCTGAATTGGTAA
- the gltX gene encoding glutamate--tRNA ligase, protein MVRVRFAPSPTGFLHVGGARTALFNFLFARKEKGKFILRIEDTDLERSEREYEEKLMESLRWLGLLWDEGPDVGGDHGPYRQSERVEIYREHAERLVKEGKAYYVYAYPEEIEEMREKLLSEGKAPHYSQEMFEKFDTPERRREYEEKGLRPAVFFKMPRKDYVLNDVVKGEVVFKTGAIGDFVIMRSNGLPTYNFACVVDDMLMEITHVIRGDDHLSNTLRQLALYEAFEKAPPVFAHVSTILGPDGKKLSKRHGATSVEAFRDMGYLPEALVNYLALLGWSHPEGKELLTLEELISSFSLDRLSPNPAIFDPQKLKWMNGYYLRNMPIEKLAELAKPFFEKAGIKIIDEEYFKKVLEITKERVEVLSEFPEESRFFFEDPAPVEIPEEMKEVFSQLKEELQNVRWTMEEITPVFKKVLKQHGVKPKEFYMTLRRVLTGREEGPELVNIIPLLGKEIFLRRIERSLGG, encoded by the coding sequence TTGGTAAGGGTGAGATTCGCACCGAGCCCCACTGGCTTTCTCCACGTTGGAGGAGCTCGAACCGCTCTGTTCAACTTTCTTTTCGCACGGAAAGAAAAAGGAAAGTTCATCCTCAGAATAGAAGACACCGATTTGGAGAGATCTGAGAGGGAGTACGAAGAGAAGCTCATGGAATCTCTCAGGTGGCTTGGTCTTCTGTGGGATGAGGGACCGGACGTGGGAGGAGACCACGGTCCATACAGGCAGAGCGAGAGAGTGGAGATATACAGAGAACACGCTGAAAGGCTTGTAAAGGAGGGGAAGGCCTATTACGTTTACGCTTACCCTGAAGAGATCGAAGAGATGAGGGAGAAACTCCTCTCTGAAGGAAAGGCACCACACTACTCCCAGGAGATGTTCGAAAAGTTTGATACTCCCGAGAGAAGAAGGGAATACGAAGAAAAGGGTTTGAGGCCGGCTGTGTTTTTCAAGATGCCCAGAAAAGACTATGTGTTGAACGATGTGGTGAAAGGTGAAGTTGTGTTCAAGACAGGAGCAATTGGGGATTTTGTGATAATGAGAAGCAACGGTCTTCCCACCTACAATTTCGCCTGTGTGGTGGATGACATGCTCATGGAAATAACACACGTTATCCGTGGAGACGACCATCTCTCAAATACACTGAGACAGCTCGCTCTCTATGAAGCGTTTGAAAAGGCTCCCCCCGTTTTTGCGCACGTTTCCACCATACTGGGACCCGATGGAAAAAAACTGAGCAAGAGACATGGAGCCACTTCTGTGGAAGCGTTCAGAGACATGGGATATCTTCCGGAGGCGCTTGTCAACTATCTGGCACTTCTTGGATGGTCTCACCCAGAGGGTAAAGAACTCCTCACTCTCGAAGAATTGATTTCTTCGTTTTCTCTGGACAGGCTCAGCCCGAACCCTGCGATTTTCGACCCACAGAAGTTGAAATGGATGAACGGTTACTATTTGAGGAACATGCCGATTGAGAAGCTCGCAGAACTGGCAAAGCCGTTCTTTGAGAAAGCCGGGATAAAAATAATCGACGAGGAGTACTTTAAAAAGGTATTGGAGATCACAAAAGAGAGAGTAGAGGTGCTTTCAGAATTTCCTGAAGAGTCCCGCTTCTTCTTTGAAGATCCAGCACCTGTTGAAATACCAGAAGAAATGAAAGAAGTGTTTTCACAGCTCAAAGAAGAGCTCCAGAACGTTCGGTGGACCATGGAAGAAATCACACCTGTCTTCAAGAAGGTACTGAAACAACACGGTGTAAAGCCCAAAGAATTCTATATGACGTTGAGAAGAGTTCTGACTGGTAGAGAAGAAGGTCCTGAACTCGTCAACATTATTCCTCTTCTTGGAAAGGAGATCTTTTTGAGAAGAATAGAAAGATCTCTGGGGGGATGA
- a CDS encoding DRTGG domain-containing protein: MRIREIVEKLGLEHVCGDLNTEVEHGFTCDLLSEVLGKAQPSTLWITVQSHVNIIAVATVVGIKGIVLCDGHEYEKDTVKKAEENGVVLLKSQENSFIVSGKVYELGLR; the protein is encoded by the coding sequence GTGAGGATAAGGGAGATAGTGGAAAAACTGGGGCTTGAACATGTGTGCGGTGATCTGAACACGGAAGTGGAACACGGTTTCACCTGTGACCTTTTGAGTGAAGTGCTGGGGAAAGCCCAGCCTTCGACACTCTGGATCACAGTGCAGTCTCACGTCAACATAATAGCGGTTGCCACGGTTGTCGGAATAAAGGGAATCGTTCTCTGTGACGGTCACGAATACGAAAAGGACACTGTGAAGAAGGCAGAGGAGAACGGAGTGGTGCTCCTTAAATCTCAGGAGAACTCCTTCATAGTTTCTGGGAAGGTGTACGAGCTGGGGTTGAGATGA
- a CDS encoding DRTGG domain-containing protein, with translation MTIEEIARIVEGEILCGNKDLNIERAVATDLMSDVLAFAEPNVLLITGLHSPQAVRTAMVVGIPAVLFVRKRDIPETIVNFAKECNITVLATNLSMFETCGRLYMNGLKPVRRAIE, from the coding sequence GTGACAATAGAAGAGATCGCCAGAATCGTAGAAGGAGAGATCCTTTGTGGAAACAAAGATCTGAACATAGAAAGAGCCGTTGCCACAGATCTCATGAGTGATGTTCTCGCGTTTGCTGAGCCGAACGTTCTTCTGATCACAGGACTTCACTCTCCACAGGCCGTGCGAACCGCCATGGTGGTGGGGATACCCGCTGTTCTCTTCGTCAGAAAAAGAGATATTCCTGAGACTATAGTCAATTTTGCGAAAGAATGCAACATCACCGTTCTTGCAACGAATCTTTCCATGTTCGAAACTTGTGGCAGACTTTACATGAACGGTTTGAAGCCCGTCAGGAGAGCGATAGAATGA